TGCTTCACAAGCTACTGAAGTAGATTTGACAGAAGAATCTGGGATTCCACTTAGGCAGGCATATGAGTTAATGGGTAGGCAAGTTGGTGGAAGAGAATCTCTTGGATATATCAAACAAGATCAAAAAAATTACCTTCAGACAAAGAGGCAAAGAAAATTGGCATATGGAGAAGCAGGAAGCTTACTAAAGTATTTTCAGAATGAAGCATTGGAAaacccttcttcttttttatatgcTGTGCAATTAGATTGTGATGAGCAAATTACGAACATATTTTGGGCTGATGCGAAGATGATTGTTGATTATGGTCAATTTGGtgattttgtgtgttttgacACTATGGACGGGGAGGAAGATGAGTTCTTAGTTGCTTGGGAATCAATGTTGGATGAATACAATGTGCGTGGACATCC
Above is a genomic segment from Prunus dulcis chromosome 7, ALMONDv2, whole genome shotgun sequence containing:
- the LOC117635303 gene encoding protein FAR1-RELATED SEQUENCE 5-like — translated: MSIKLNKSNDKYWVSHFMEKHNHPLVRQECTHMLPSHRRIYASQATEVDLTEESGIPLRQAYELMGRQVGGRESLGYIKQDQKNYLQTKRQRKLAYGEAGSLLKYFQNEALENPSSFLYAVQLDCDEQITNIFWADAKMIVDYGQFGDFVCFDTMDGEEDEFLVAWESMLDEYNVRGHPWF